A window from Azoarcus sp. DD4 encodes these proteins:
- a CDS encoding sigma-54 dependent transcriptional regulator, with the protein MLVRKGLLLDCSGAVCDALEHLQLAGWDFQVVATLEAARKALTLAAPPVGLVAFDHETSWPGREIETLLARFDVEWIAILQRGLFDSAGLAPLLRRNFYDFHSLPLDRERLLVTLGHAYGKATLGARTEPHPAAEGRFGMTGRSARMQQLFRQIEKVITVDAPVLIGGESGTGKELVAHAIHQHSARAKGPFIAMNCGAIPANLIHSELFGYERGAFTGAHQRKIGNIEAANNGVLFLDEIGDLPLDLQASMLRFLQEKTIVRVGGTERLRMNVRVIAATHVDLKRAVAEGRFREDLYYRLNVLHLPVPALRDRRDDIVLLAQLVYANNEEQRSPQVRGFSAEASLAMEAHDWPGNVRELINRVQQAMIMSENRFISAADLGLAAVEGNGATLDEARALVEREMIESSLKKCQNNVSETARQLGISRVTLYRMIDRLKIVL; encoded by the coding sequence ATGCTTGTCCGGAAAGGCTTGTTGCTCGATTGTTCCGGCGCGGTGTGCGATGCGCTCGAACATCTGCAACTCGCGGGTTGGGATTTCCAGGTGGTGGCGACGCTGGAGGCGGCGCGCAAGGCCTTGACGCTGGCAGCGCCGCCGGTGGGGCTGGTCGCGTTCGACCACGAAACGTCGTGGCCGGGCCGCGAGATCGAGACGCTGCTGGCGCGCTTCGACGTGGAGTGGATCGCCATCCTGCAGCGCGGCCTGTTCGACAGCGCCGGCCTGGCGCCCCTGCTGCGGCGCAATTTCTACGATTTCCATTCCTTGCCGCTCGATCGCGAACGCCTGCTGGTGACGCTGGGCCACGCGTACGGCAAGGCGACGCTGGGCGCCAGGACCGAACCGCATCCCGCCGCCGAGGGGCGCTTCGGAATGACCGGGCGCAGCGCCCGGATGCAGCAGCTTTTCCGGCAGATCGAAAAGGTCATCACCGTCGATGCGCCGGTCCTGATAGGCGGCGAGTCGGGCACGGGCAAGGAACTGGTCGCCCATGCGATCCACCAGCATTCGGCGCGGGCGAAAGGGCCCTTCATCGCGATGAACTGCGGCGCGATCCCGGCCAACCTGATCCATTCCGAGCTATTCGGCTACGAGCGCGGCGCCTTCACCGGCGCGCACCAGCGCAAGATCGGCAACATCGAGGCGGCCAACAACGGCGTGCTCTTCCTCGACGAAATCGGCGACCTGCCGCTGGATCTGCAGGCCAGCATGCTGCGTTTCCTGCAGGAGAAGACCATCGTCCGCGTCGGCGGCACCGAGCGGCTGCGGATGAACGTGCGGGTGATCGCGGCGACCCACGTCGATCTCAAGCGGGCCGTGGCGGAGGGGCGCTTCCGCGAGGATCTCTACTACCGCCTGAACGTGCTGCACCTGCCGGTGCCGGCGCTGCGCGACCGGCGCGACGACATCGTGCTGCTGGCGCAGCTGGTCTATGCGAACAACGAGGAGCAGCGCAGTCCCCAGGTCCGCGGTTTCAGCGCCGAAGCCAGCCTGGCGATGGAGGCCCACGACTGGCCGGGCAACGTGCGCGAGCTCATCAACCGGGTGCAGCAGGCCATGATCATGAGCGAGAACCGCTTCATCAGCGCGGCGGACCTCGGCCTGGCGGCGGTGGAAGGCAACGGGGCGACGCTGGACGAGGCGCGCGCCCTGGTCGAGCGCGAGATGATCGAATCCAGCCTCAAGAAGTGCCAGAACAATGTATCCGAGACCGCGCGCCAGCTCGGCATATCGCGCGTGACGCTGTACCGCATGATCGATCGCCTGAAGATCGTTCTTTGA
- the fdhF gene encoding formate dehydrogenase subunit alpha, translating into MNAPDTIAFELDGRAVEAAPGESILLAARRAGVDIPHLCYTDGLRADGNCRACVVEIDGERVLAPSCCRAPKPGMKVQSASQRARASQRMVLELLRADVPVEAEKADSELAYWCDQLGVGESRFAPREQPAADSSHPGIAVNLAACIQCNRCLRACREIQVNDVIGYAHRGAESKIVFDLDVGMGTSTCVGCGECVQACPTGALAPAVAKPVQAPAPATYTPTRQIDSLCPYCGVGCQVTYHVAGEGASQKIVFAEGRDGPANAGRLCVKGRYGFSYSRNRERLTVPLIRKPGIPKGVNLDPANPLAAFREASWEEALDFAAGGLARIKREHGPQALAGFGSAKGSNEEAYLFQKLVRTGFGTHNVDHCTRLCHASSVAALLEGIGSGAVSNPVRDVEFADLAIVIGANPSANHPVAASFIKNAAERGMKLVMMDPRQTPLARHAWRVMQFRPDADVALLLSMACVIIEEGLIDADFIARRTEGFDAFREAALQYPPERMATITGIAADTVREVARAYAKGPNSIIFWGMGVSQHTHGTDNARCLIALALMTGQIGRPGTGLHPLRGQNNVQGASDAGLIPMMLPDYQKVADPEVRARFEALWGQPLPTEPGLTVVEIMDAACEGRIHGMYIEGENPAMSDPDLGHAREGLANLEHLVVQDIFLTETAMLADVVLPASSLYEKAGSFTNTDRLVQLARPVLPLPGEARQDWWVIQEMAKRLGLAWDYAGPHEVFAELAQAMPSYAGITWAALEGEGAVVAPKVAVDQPSQPVLFQADFPTATGRGRFVPATPLPAAELPDSEFPMVLITGRVLEHWHTGSMTRRADVLDALDPVPWCGMHPADLARLGVASGGRVVLETRRGHIELEARADEGVQPGSVFMAFCYVEAAANLLTQPALDPFGKIPEFKYCALRVGVPVGA; encoded by the coding sequence ATGAACGCCCCCGACACCATTGCCTTCGAACTCGACGGCCGCGCGGTGGAAGCCGCGCCCGGCGAATCCATCCTGCTCGCCGCCCGCCGCGCCGGCGTCGACATTCCCCACCTGTGCTACACCGACGGCCTGCGCGCCGACGGCAACTGCCGCGCCTGCGTGGTCGAGATCGACGGCGAGCGTGTGCTGGCGCCGTCCTGCTGCCGCGCGCCCAAGCCCGGCATGAAGGTGCAGAGCGCCAGCCAGCGCGCCCGCGCCTCGCAGCGCATGGTGCTGGAGCTGCTGCGCGCCGACGTGCCGGTTGAAGCCGAAAAGGCGGATTCGGAACTGGCCTACTGGTGCGACCAGCTCGGCGTCGGCGAGAGCCGCTTCGCACCGCGCGAACAGCCGGCGGCGGATAGCAGCCACCCCGGCATTGCGGTGAACCTCGCCGCCTGCATCCAGTGCAACCGCTGCCTGCGCGCCTGCCGCGAGATCCAGGTGAATGATGTGATCGGCTACGCGCATCGCGGGGCGGAATCGAAGATCGTGTTCGATCTGGACGTGGGGATGGGGACCTCGACCTGCGTGGGCTGCGGCGAGTGCGTGCAGGCCTGTCCGACGGGGGCGCTGGCGCCGGCGGTCGCCAAGCCGGTGCAGGCGCCGGCACCCGCCACCTACACTCCCACCCGCCAGATCGACTCCCTCTGCCCCTACTGCGGCGTCGGCTGCCAGGTCACCTACCACGTCGCCGGCGAGGGCGCTTCCCAGAAGATCGTCTTCGCCGAAGGCCGCGATGGCCCGGCCAATGCCGGGCGCTTGTGCGTCAAGGGCCGCTACGGCTTCAGCTACAGCCGCAACCGCGAACGCCTCACCGTACCGCTGATCCGCAAGCCCGGCATCCCCAAGGGCGTGAACCTCGACCCGGCCAACCCGCTCGCCGCCTTTCGCGAGGCGAGCTGGGAAGAGGCGCTGGACTTCGCCGCCGGCGGGCTGGCGCGCATCAAGCGCGAGCATGGGCCGCAGGCGCTGGCCGGGTTCGGCTCGGCCAAGGGCAGCAACGAGGAGGCCTACCTGTTCCAGAAGCTGGTGCGCACCGGCTTCGGCACCCACAACGTCGACCACTGCACCCGGCTGTGCCACGCCTCCTCGGTGGCGGCGTTGCTCGAAGGCATCGGCTCGGGCGCGGTCTCCAACCCGGTGCGCGATGTGGAATTCGCCGACCTCGCCATCGTCATCGGCGCCAATCCCTCCGCCAACCATCCGGTGGCGGCGAGCTTCATCAAGAATGCCGCCGAGCGCGGCATGAAGCTGGTGATGATGGACCCGCGCCAGACGCCGCTCGCGCGCCATGCCTGGCGGGTGATGCAGTTCCGCCCGGATGCCGACGTCGCGCTGCTGCTGTCCATGGCCTGCGTGATCATCGAGGAAGGACTGATCGACGCCGACTTCATCGCCCGCCGTACCGAAGGCTTCGACGCCTTTCGCGAGGCCGCGCTGCAGTATCCGCCGGAGCGGATGGCGACCATCACTGGTATCGCCGCCGACACCGTGCGCGAGGTCGCCCGCGCCTACGCAAAAGGGCCGAATTCCATCATCTTCTGGGGCATGGGCGTGTCGCAGCACACCCACGGCACCGACAACGCGCGCTGCCTGATCGCGCTCGCGCTGATGACCGGCCAGATCGGTCGCCCCGGCACCGGCTTGCATCCGCTGCGCGGCCAGAACAACGTGCAGGGGGCGTCCGACGCGGGCCTCATCCCGATGATGCTGCCGGACTACCAGAAGGTGGCCGACCCCGAAGTGCGCGCCCGCTTCGAGGCGCTGTGGGGCCAGCCGCTGCCCACCGAGCCGGGCCTCACCGTGGTCGAGATCATGGACGCCGCCTGCGAAGGGCGCATCCACGGCATGTACATCGAGGGCGAGAACCCGGCGATGTCCGACCCCGACCTCGGCCATGCGCGCGAGGGGCTCGCCAACCTGGAACACCTGGTGGTGCAGGACATCTTCCTCACCGAGACCGCGATGTTGGCCGACGTGGTGCTGCCGGCGTCCTCGCTCTACGAGAAAGCCGGCAGCTTCACCAACACCGACCGCCTGGTGCAGCTCGCGCGGCCGGTGCTGCCGCTGCCGGGCGAGGCGCGCCAGGACTGGTGGGTGATCCAGGAAATGGCAAAGCGCCTCGGCCTGGCCTGGGACTACGCCGGCCCGCACGAGGTGTTCGCCGAACTCGCTCAGGCGATGCCGAGCTATGCGGGCATCACCTGGGCGGCGCTGGAAGGCGAGGGCGCGGTGGTGGCGCCCAAGGTGGCGGTGGACCAGCCCTCGCAGCCGGTGCTGTTCCAGGCGGATTTCCCCACTGCGACCGGTCGCGGCCGTTTCGTGCCGGCGACGCCGCTGCCCGCGGCCGAGCTGCCGGATTCCGAGTTCCCGATGGTGCTGATCACCGGCCGCGTGCTGGAGCACTGGCACACCGGCTCGATGACGCGCCGCGCCGACGTGCTCGACGCGCTCGATCCGGTGCCCTGGTGCGGCATGCATCCGGCCGATCTCGCCCGCCTCGGCGTGGCTTCCGGCGGCCGGGTGGTGCTGGAGACGCGGCGCGGCCACATCGAACTGGAAGCGCGCGCCGACGAGGGCGTGCAGCCGGGCTCGGTGTTCATGGCCTTCTGCTATGTGGAGGCCGCGGCCAACCTGCTGACCCAGCCGGCGCTGGACCCCTTTGGCAAGATCCCGGAGTTCAAGTACTGCGCGTTGAGGGTGGGGGTGCCGGTGGGGGCTTGA
- a CDS encoding NAD(P)H-dependent oxidoreductase subunit E → MTEANRAISPSRGRGRPPLPEAARAAANAALAGETPRADHLIEYLHRLQDAHGALYADHLAALAEAMKLAQAEVYEVATFYHHFDVVRAGETPPPPLTVRVCDSLTCALYGGPELAAELEGRLGAEVRVQRVPCVGRCDCAPVAVVGQNPVMHADADKVAAAVAAGEREEPAPEIIDFDAYRADGGYRLFEAVLRGEHDAEEVLGVLDTAVLRGLGGAGFPAARKWRTVMAQPAPRNMAVNIDEGEPGTFKDRHYLGRDPHRFLEGMLIAARVVGISAIWIYIRDEYPALRRMLLAELDKLRAAWPDLPPIELRRGAGAYICGEESAMIESIEGKRGMPRLRPPYVAEVGLFGRPTLVHNPETLWWVRDIVTAGLVQGAQWLEGRGRNGRRGLRSFSVSGRVAKPGVVVTDAGITLRQLVDEHCGGMLPGHELYGYFPGGASGGILPASLADVPLDFDTLAPYGCFIGSAAIVVFSQHDKARVLAENAMHFFAHESCGQCTPCRVGTAKAADLMAAPKWDAGLLDELGSAMMDASICGLGQAAPNPMRSVLRYFPQEVGAVGAREQKEGAA, encoded by the coding sequence ATGACCGAAGCAAACCGAGCGATCTCTCCCAGCCGCGGCCGTGGCCGGCCGCCCTTGCCCGAGGCGGCGCGCGCCGCAGCAAACGCCGCGCTGGCCGGCGAAACCCCGCGTGCCGACCACCTGATCGAATACCTCCACCGGCTGCAGGATGCCCACGGCGCGCTCTACGCCGACCACCTCGCCGCATTGGCCGAGGCGATGAAGCTGGCGCAGGCGGAGGTCTATGAAGTGGCGACCTTCTACCACCACTTCGATGTGGTGCGCGCCGGCGAAACGCCGCCGCCGCCGCTGACCGTGCGGGTGTGCGATTCGCTCACCTGTGCGCTGTACGGCGGGCCGGAACTTGCCGCCGAACTCGAAGGCCGGCTCGGCGCGGAAGTGCGGGTGCAGCGCGTGCCCTGTGTCGGCCGCTGCGATTGCGCGCCGGTGGCGGTGGTCGGGCAGAACCCGGTGATGCACGCCGATGCCGACAAGGTGGCCGCGGCGGTGGCGGCCGGCGAGCGTGAGGAGCCGGCGCCGGAGATCATCGACTTCGACGCCTACCGCGCGGACGGCGGCTACCGGCTGTTCGAGGCCGTGCTGCGCGGCGAGCATGACGCAGAGGAAGTGCTCGGCGTGCTCGATACCGCCGTCCTGCGCGGTCTCGGCGGCGCCGGCTTTCCGGCGGCGCGCAAGTGGCGCACGGTGATGGCGCAGCCGGCGCCGCGCAACATGGCGGTGAACATCGACGAAGGCGAACCCGGCACCTTCAAGGACCGCCACTACCTCGGCCGCGACCCGCACCGTTTCCTCGAAGGCATGCTGATCGCCGCCCGCGTGGTCGGCATCTCGGCGATTTGGATCTACATCCGCGACGAATACCCGGCGCTGCGCCGCATGCTGCTCGCCGAACTCGACAAGCTGCGCGCGGCGTGGCCCGATCTGCCGCCCATCGAGCTGCGCCGCGGCGCCGGCGCCTACATCTGCGGCGAAGAGTCGGCGATGATCGAATCCATCGAAGGCAAGCGCGGCATGCCGCGGCTGCGCCCGCCCTATGTGGCGGAGGTGGGCCTGTTCGGCCGGCCGACCCTGGTGCACAACCCGGAAACCCTGTGGTGGGTGCGCGACATCGTCACCGCCGGCCTGGTGCAGGGCGCGCAGTGGCTGGAAGGCCGCGGCCGCAACGGCCGCCGCGGGCTGCGCAGCTTTTCGGTGAGCGGCCGGGTGGCGAAGCCCGGCGTGGTCGTCACCGATGCCGGCATCACCCTGCGCCAGCTGGTCGACGAGCACTGCGGCGGCATGCTGCCGGGGCACGAGTTGTACGGCTATTTCCCCGGCGGCGCCTCGGGCGGGATCCTGCCCGCCAGCCTCGCCGACGTGCCGTTGGACTTCGACACGCTGGCGCCCTACGGCTGCTTCATCGGCTCGGCGGCGATCGTGGTGTTCTCGCAGCACGACAAGGCCCGCGTGCTGGCGGAGAACGCGATGCACTTCTTCGCCCACGAGTCCTGCGGCCAATGCACGCCCTGCCGCGTCGGTACCGCCAAGGCCGCCGACCTGATGGCCGCGCCCAAGTGGGATGCCGGCCTGCTCGACGAACTCGGCAGCGCGATGATGGACGCCTCGATCTGCGGCCTCGGCCAGGCCGCGCCCAACCCGATGCGCTCGGTGCTGCGCTACTTCCCGCAGGAAGTCGGCGCAGTGGGCGCACGCGAACAGAAGGAGGGCGCAGCATGA
- the paaH gene encoding 3-hydroxyacyl-CoA dehydrogenase PaaH gives MAALAPSIKVAVIGAGAMGSGIAHVAARAGHTVYLYDMNAEAVARGKAGIEKDLRFLVGKGKLAEADCDATLARVKPTSRVEDLADAGLLIEAIVENLEIKQKLFRQLEEMVTSDAILATNTSSLSITAMGSALARPQQLAGLHFFNPAPRMALVEIVSGLATDPAIAAVLYDTAKAWGKVPVHATSTPGFIVNRVARPYYAEALRVLAERAATPATLDAIMREACNFPMGPFELMDLIGHDVNYAVTRSVFDAYFGDKRFTPSLIQQELTLAGRLGRKSGQGFYDYRDGADKPQPVVEPHAAPAKVVSVSGDLGVAAPLLARLEAAGIAVEHCAGAPSHGGELLIGDARLLMSDGRTATHRAAEEGTPDLVLFDLARDYANTPRIALARADQCGEEAWQLVVGTLQAAGIAVSRLDDVAGLVALRTVCMLANEAADGVVQGIGTAADIDTAMRYGTNYPEGPLAWADRLGVDFVARVLTNLRAHYGEERYRLSPLIQRRAYGRRGLL, from the coding sequence ATGGCCGCACTCGCTCCCTCCATCAAGGTCGCGGTGATCGGTGCCGGCGCCATGGGCAGCGGCATCGCCCACGTCGCCGCGCGCGCCGGGCACACCGTCTATCTGTACGACATGAACGCCGAGGCAGTCGCGCGCGGCAAGGCCGGCATCGAGAAGGACCTGCGCTTTCTCGTCGGCAAGGGCAAGCTGGCCGAGGCCGACTGCGACGCCACGCTGGCGCGGGTGAAACCCACCAGCCGTGTCGAGGATCTCGCCGACGCCGGCCTGCTGATCGAGGCCATCGTCGAGAACCTCGAGATCAAGCAGAAGCTCTTCCGCCAGCTCGAAGAGATGGTGACGTCCGACGCCATCCTCGCCACCAATACCTCGTCCTTGTCCATCACCGCGATGGGTTCGGCGCTCGCCCGCCCGCAGCAGCTCGCCGGCCTGCACTTCTTCAATCCGGCGCCGCGCATGGCGCTGGTGGAAATCGTCTCCGGTCTCGCCACCGATCCGGCGATTGCGGCCGTGCTGTACGACACTGCCAAGGCCTGGGGCAAGGTGCCGGTGCATGCCACTTCCACGCCCGGCTTCATCGTAAATCGCGTGGCGCGGCCCTACTACGCCGAAGCGCTGCGGGTGCTGGCCGAACGCGCCGCCACCCCGGCGACGCTGGACGCGATCATGCGCGAAGCCTGCAACTTCCCGATGGGGCCGTTCGAGCTGATGGACCTGATCGGCCACGACGTGAACTACGCGGTGACGCGCTCGGTGTTCGACGCCTATTTCGGCGACAAGCGCTTCACCCCCAGCCTGATCCAGCAGGAGCTGACCCTGGCCGGCCGCCTCGGCCGCAAGAGCGGGCAGGGCTTCTACGACTACCGCGACGGCGCCGACAAGCCGCAGCCGGTGGTGGAGCCGCACGCCGCGCCGGCGAAGGTGGTGTCGGTCAGCGGCGACCTCGGCGTGGCCGCGCCCTTGCTGGCGCGGCTGGAGGCGGCCGGCATTGCGGTCGAACATTGCGCCGGCGCGCCCTCGCACGGCGGCGAACTGCTGATCGGCGATGCCCGCCTGCTGATGTCCGACGGCCGCACCGCCACCCATCGCGCCGCGGAGGAAGGCACGCCCGACCTGGTGCTGTTCGACCTCGCCCGCGACTACGCCAACACGCCGCGCATTGCGCTGGCGCGCGCCGACCAGTGCGGCGAGGAAGCCTGGCAGCTGGTGGTCGGCACGCTGCAGGCGGCCGGCATCGCGGTCAGCCGGCTGGACGACGTCGCCGGCCTGGTGGCGCTGCGCACCGTCTGCATGCTCGCCAACGAAGCTGCCGACGGCGTGGTCCAAGGCATAGGTACGGCGGCCGACATCGATACCGCGATGCGCTACGGCACCAACTACCCGGAAGGCCCGCTGGCCTGGGCGGATCGGTTGGGTGTGGATTTTGTTGCGCGGGTGCTGACGAATCTGCGCGCGCACTATGGCGAGGAACGATATCGGCTGTCGCCGCTGATTCAGCGGCGGGCTTATGGGAGGCGGGGGTTGCTTTGA
- a CDS encoding rubredoxin — MAQYQCSACYFPYNEETGLPDEGIAPGTLWDDVPEDFVCPDCGTPKSNWMQYQPE; from the coding sequence ATGGCTCAATACCAGTGCAGCGCCTGCTATTTCCCCTACAACGAAGAGACCGGCCTGCCCGACGAAGGCATCGCTCCCGGCACCCTGTGGGACGACGTGCCGGAAGACTTCGTCTGCCCCGACTGTGGCACGCCGAAGTCGAACTGGATGCAGTACCAGCCGGAATGA
- a CDS encoding NADPH:quinone oxidoreductase family protein yields the protein MRALVCQEFAPLDVLQVGELPDPQPAAGEVVIRVFAAGINFYDTLIVQGKYQVKPAAPFSPGGEVAGTVAAVGDGVNHVRPGDRVCAFTSYGGYAELCRAKASQTWPLPDAVGFEAAAAGLVTYGTAWFGLHDRARIKAGETVLVLGAAGGVGLAAVQIAKAAGARVIAAAGSAERLALCREHGADDVIDYTAADLKDAVKAATAGQGADIVVDVVGGAYTEAALRATAWRGRVLIIGFAAGEIPRIPANLLLLKGCEASGVFWDELMRREPQEAARQVAAVLAHFADGSLRPPVTAACGLDGAVEAMRALAGRKVAGKLIVLPQQ from the coding sequence ATGCGCGCACTCGTCTGCCAGGAATTCGCCCCGCTCGACGTCCTGCAGGTCGGCGAACTGCCCGACCCGCAACCGGCGGCGGGTGAAGTCGTCATCCGCGTCTTCGCCGCCGGCATCAACTTCTACGACACCCTGATCGTGCAGGGCAAATACCAGGTGAAGCCGGCGGCGCCGTTCTCGCCCGGCGGCGAAGTGGCCGGCACGGTCGCTGCGGTGGGCGACGGCGTCAACCATGTGCGGCCGGGCGATCGCGTCTGTGCTTTCACCTCCTACGGCGGCTATGCCGAACTGTGCCGCGCCAAGGCCAGCCAGACCTGGCCGTTGCCGGATGCGGTCGGCTTCGAGGCCGCCGCCGCCGGGCTGGTGACCTACGGCACCGCCTGGTTCGGCCTGCACGACCGTGCCCGCATCAAGGCCGGCGAAACCGTGCTGGTGCTCGGCGCCGCCGGCGGTGTGGGCCTGGCCGCGGTGCAGATCGCCAAGGCTGCCGGCGCGCGGGTGATCGCCGCCGCAGGCAGCGCCGAACGGTTGGCGCTGTGCCGCGAGCACGGCGCCGACGACGTCATCGACTACACCGCCGCCGACCTCAAGGACGCCGTCAAGGCCGCCACCGCAGGGCAGGGCGCCGACATCGTCGTCGATGTCGTCGGTGGTGCTTATACCGAGGCCGCGCTGCGCGCCACCGCCTGGCGCGGCCGGGTGCTGATCATCGGCTTCGCCGCCGGTGAGATCCCGCGCATTCCGGCCAACCTGCTGCTGCTGAAGGGCTGCGAGGCGTCGGGCGTGTTCTGGGACGAACTCATGCGGCGCGAGCCGCAGGAAGCCGCGCGCCAGGTGGCGGCGGTGCTGGCGCACTTTGCCGACGGCAGCCTCAGGCCGCCGGTGACCGCGGCCTGCGGCCTGGACGGCGCGGTCGAGGCCATGCGTGCGCTCGCGGGCCGCAAGGTCGCGGGCAAGCTCATCGTGCTGCCGCAGCAGTAA
- a CDS encoding enoyl-CoA hydratase/isomerase family protein: protein MSARMDYSRYTSLEIVRHARGVVELVMGRDGKLPAADHAGHGELADIWRDIDRDPDISVVIVRGQAKGFSAGGTLELVGDMVESFEHRARVWKEARDIVYNMINCSKVIVSAINGPAVGGGLAVALMADISIAAKNARLIDGHTRLGVAAGDHAAMIWPLLCGMAKAKLHLLLSNEISGEEAERIGLVSMAVEADALMDTALEIAGKLAAGPQSALRWTKHSLNNWLRQAGPIFDNSVALEMLGFTGPEVREGLAAVRERRPAVFPPNAPF from the coding sequence GTGAGCGCCCGCATGGACTACAGCCGCTACACCAGCCTCGAAATCGTCCGCCACGCGCGCGGCGTCGTCGAACTCGTCATGGGCCGCGATGGCAAGCTGCCGGCGGCCGACCACGCCGGCCACGGCGAACTCGCCGACATCTGGCGCGACATCGACCGCGACCCGGACATCTCGGTGGTGATCGTGCGCGGCCAGGCCAAGGGCTTTTCCGCCGGCGGCACGCTGGAGCTGGTCGGCGACATGGTGGAGAGCTTCGAGCACCGCGCCCGCGTCTGGAAGGAGGCGCGCGACATCGTGTACAACATGATCAACTGCTCGAAGGTCATCGTCTCCGCGATCAACGGCCCGGCGGTCGGCGGCGGCCTGGCGGTGGCGCTGATGGCGGACATCTCCATTGCGGCGAAGAACGCGCGCCTGATCGACGGCCACACCCGGCTGGGCGTCGCCGCCGGCGATCACGCCGCGATGATCTGGCCGCTCTTGTGCGGCATGGCCAAGGCCAAGCTCCACCTGCTGCTCTCCAACGAAATCTCCGGCGAGGAAGCCGAGCGCATCGGCCTGGTGTCGATGGCGGTGGAGGCCGACGCGCTGATGGACACCGCGCTGGAGATCGCCGGCAAGCTCGCCGCCGGACCGCAGAGCGCGCTGCGCTGGACCAAGCACAGCCTCAACAACTGGCTGCGCCAGGCCGGGCCGATCTTCGACAACTCGGTGGCGCTGGAAATGCTCGGCTTCACCGGCCCCGAAGTGCGCGAAGGCCTCGCCGCGGTGCGTGAACGCCGCCCGGCGGTGTTTCCGCCCAACGCGCCGTTCTGA
- a CDS encoding thioesterase family protein, with the protein MTYDRPKRIRFAHCDPAGIVFYPRYVELFNEVVEDWFAEGLGVDFHTLHEDMRLGIPMVKLEVEYLAPSRYGDLLTFRLQVVEIGNASLQLEIGAWAGEQLRVRGRLKIVLADIDKLRPVPITEEFWRPKFAAYLKQPEQK; encoded by the coding sequence ATGACCTACGACCGCCCCAAACGCATCCGCTTCGCCCACTGCGATCCCGCCGGCATCGTGTTCTACCCGCGCTACGTCGAGCTCTTCAACGAGGTCGTCGAAGACTGGTTCGCCGAGGGCCTGGGCGTGGACTTCCACACCCTGCACGAAGACATGCGCCTCGGCATCCCGATGGTGAAGCTCGAGGTCGAGTACCTCGCGCCCTCGCGCTACGGCGACCTGCTGACCTTCCGCCTGCAGGTGGTGGAGATCGGCAACGCCTCGCTGCAGCTGGAGATCGGCGCCTGGGCCGGCGAGCAGCTGCGGGTGCGCGGGCGGCTCAAGATCGTGCTCGCCGACATCGACAAGCTGCGCCCGGTGCCGATCACCGAAGAATTCTGGCGACCGAAGTTCGCCGCCTACCTGAAACAACCGGAACAGAAGTGA
- a CDS encoding alpha/beta fold hydrolase → MKSVNINGTHLEYVRLPSAHPREGAPAIVFLHEGLGSVSMWRDFPQKVADATGCEAVVYSRAGYGRSDPAPLPRAVGYMHDEGLAVLPALLAALDLDRPILFGHSDGGSIALICAGGTDTPLAGVIAMAPHVLVEDISVKSIAQAKVAWTTTDLPARLGKYHNDVDAVFRGWNDIWLHQDFRAWNIEEYLPRIAVPVMAIQGEDDEYGTMDQIERIDAQAKDVELVKLADCRHSPHKDQPQAVIDAVVEFVERIAQ, encoded by the coding sequence GTGAAGTCGGTAAACATCAACGGCACCCACCTCGAATACGTCCGCCTGCCCTCGGCCCACCCGCGCGAGGGCGCGCCGGCCATCGTGTTCCTGCATGAAGGCCTGGGTTCGGTGTCGATGTGGCGAGACTTCCCGCAGAAGGTGGCCGACGCCACCGGCTGCGAGGCGGTGGTGTATTCGCGTGCCGGCTACGGCCGTTCCGACCCGGCGCCGCTGCCGCGGGCGGTAGGCTACATGCACGACGAAGGCCTGGCGGTGCTGCCGGCGCTGCTGGCCGCACTCGATCTGGACCGGCCCATCCTGTTCGGCCATTCCGACGGCGGTTCGATCGCGCTGATCTGCGCTGGCGGCACCGATACCCCGCTCGCCGGCGTGATCGCGATGGCGCCGCACGTGCTGGTGGAAGACATCTCGGTGAAGAGCATCGCCCAGGCCAAGGTCGCCTGGACTACCACCGACCTGCCGGCCCGGCTGGGCAAGTACCACAACGACGTAGACGCGGTGTTCCGCGGCTGGAACGACATCTGGCTGCACCAGGACTTCCGTGCCTGGAACATCGAGGAATACCTGCCGCGCATCGCGGTGCCGGTGATGGCGATCCAGGGCGAGGACGACGAGTACGGCACGATGGACCAGATCGAGCGCATCGACGCACAGGCGAAGGATGTGGAGCTGGTGAAGCTGGCGGACTGCCGGCATTCGCCGCACAAGGACCAGCCGCAGGCGGTGATCGATGCGGTGGTGGAGTTCGTGGAGAGGATCGCTCAATGA